From a single Lolium rigidum isolate FL_2022 chromosome 7, APGP_CSIRO_Lrig_0.1, whole genome shotgun sequence genomic region:
- the LOC124674119 gene encoding pre-mRNA-processing protein 40C-like isoform X3: MPMLACLLGMNHSVQVPMFARPASLQPPAPGQLPRPNGPFPGAMAPNPLGSIRLPFPVPPRTSNIHYGANPQQGNPDASASKSDVPSAPEASPHTMQSLPPRPEVFGSAEGSAPGQSSSNLSTAPSLLGRPTTPSAPSLPQTSPSGAVPRTAQQQFYPSHPSAPGIIPPQPLWGYPTQPTSFQQAPFYSYPPGPLGRPMIGTSAVTTSLTNIQPPGITTGGDPKEPPSTNPGSVQPIHSSVEPHPTGLEHKSTTGIQDSDAWSAHKTEAGVLYYYNALTGESTYQRPPGYKGELEKVAAQPIPASWDKISGTDWSIVTTSDGKKYYYDNKQKISSWQLPPEVAELNKNADSGSLKGSSTSLQDAGTIGNKGEISGEISTPAIQTGGRDSLPLRQTVASASPSALDLIKKKLQDAGAFSVSSPLATPSSTASELNGSKQAEGAPKGQQGSNNGEKSMDNSGNENISDSSSDSDDEEHGPSKDDCIREFKEMLKERGVAPFSKWEKELPKLVFDARFKAIPSHSTRRAIFDHFVRTRADEERKEKRAAQKAAVEAFKHLLEEASEDVDPKMGYQEFERKRGTDPRFEALDRKEREALFKEKVRAIEEKFQSARNAVITDFKSMLRECKDIISTSRWTKVKEKFRSDPRYKAVKHEERENAFNEYIAELKSAEREVEQAAKAKVDEQAKLRERERETRKRKEREEQEMERVKLKIRRKDAESSYQALLVEIIKDPKASWTESKPKLEKDPQGRALNPDLGQGDAEKLFRDHVKDLYERCVRDFRALLSETITPEIATRTTDEGKTAVSSWSEAKGLLRSDPRYNKVASKDRESIWRRYVDDMARKLKKSDTEKPDTDARQQHRSSDPSRRR, encoded by the exons ATGCCAATGCTAGCCTGCCTACTG GGCATGAACCATTCTGTCCAAGTTCCTATGTTTGCTCGGCCAGCATCCTTGCAGCCTCCAGCTCCTGGACAATTACCTCGCCCAAATGGACCATTCCCAGGAGCTATGGCACCAAATCCTCTGGGATCTATTCGGTTGCCATTTCCAGTGCCACCCAGGACTTCCAATATTCATTATGGAGCCAACCCACAACAG GGTAACCCAGATGCTAGTGCTTCGAAGTCAGATGTCCCAAGTGCCCCAGAGGCAAGTCCCCATACCATGCAGTCACTGCCACCCCGCCCTGAGGTTTTTGGGTCTGCTGAGGGTTCTGCACCTGGACAAAGTTCTTCAAACTTGTCAACTGCACCAAGCCTCCTTGGGAGGCCTACAACCCCATCTGCTCCTTCTTTGCCTCAAACATCACCATCAGGTGCTGTTCCACGGACTGCTCAGCAACAGTTTTATCCATCCCATCCGTCAGCACCTGGTATTATTCCACCTCAACCTTTATGGGGATATCCTACACAACCTACTAGTTTTCAGCAGGCTCCTTTCTATTCATATCCACCGGGACCTCTTGGTAGACCAATGATTGGAACTTCTgctgtaactacatccttgaccaACATCCAACCACCTGGCATTACAACTGGTGGAGATCCCAAGGAACCACCGTCAACAAATCCAGGATCTGTGCAGCCCATTCATAGTTCAGTTGAACCCCATCCAACAG GGCTGGAGCACAAAAGTACTACAGGAATTCAAGATTCTGATGCGTGGTCTGCCCACAAAACAGAAGCGGGCGTTTTATATTATTACAATGCATTGACAGGAGAATCAACTTATCAAAGACCACCTGGTTATAAGGGGGAG CTCGAGAAGGTTGCAGCTCAACCAATTCCAGCTTCTTG GGACAAAATTTCTGGCACAGACTGGAGCATAGTAACTACAAGTGATGGAAAGAAATACTACTATGACAATAAACaaaag ATAAGCAGCTGGCAACTTCCGCCAGAGGTGGCTGAGCTCAACAAGAATGCTGATTCTGGTAGCTTGAAAGGAAGTTCAACTTCACTGCAGGATGCTGGTACAATAGGAAATAAGGGTGAAATAAGTGGTGAAATAAGTACTCCTGCCATACAGACAGGTGGCCGTGATTCGTTGCCACTTCGGCAAACAGTTGCCTCTGCATCGCCTTCTGCTTTGGAtttaataaagaagaaattgCAGGACGCTGGTGCTTTCAGTGTGTCCTCTCCTCTTGCTACTCCTTCATCTACTGCATCCGAGTTGAATGGATCTAAACAAGCTGAGGGTGCACCTAAGGGACAACAAGGCTCAAATAACGGTGAGAAATCAATGGATAACAGTGGCAATGAAAATATTTCAGATTCCTCTTCAGATTCAGATGATGAGGAACATGGTCCAAGTAAAGATGACTGTATTCGTGAGTTTAAG GAGATGCTAAAGGAACGAGGAGTAGCACCATTTTCAAAGTGGGAGAAGGAACTACCAAAACTAGTGTTTGATGCACGCTTTAAG GCTATTCCTAGCCACTCAACAAGACGGGCTATATTTGACCACTTTGTTCGAACACGTGCTGACGAGGAACGGAAAGAGAAGAGAGCAGCTCAGAAGGCTGCTGTGGAGGCATTTAAACATCTACTAGAAGAAGCATCTGAG GATGTTGATCCCAAAATGGGTTACCAGGAATTCGAAAGAAAAAGGGGTACTGACCCAAGATTTGAAGCCTTGGATCGAAAAGAAAGGGAGGCTCTTTTCAAGGAGAA GGTGAGGGCTATTGAAGAGAAATTTCAATCAGCACGGAATGCTGTCATAACTGACTTCAAATCAATGCTTCGAGAATGTAAAGATATTATTTCGACTAGCCGTTGGACCAAA GTGAAAGAAAAATTCCGGAGTGATCCAAGGTACAAAGCCGTAAAGCATGAAGAGAGAGAAAACGCTTTCAATGAATACATAGCAGAACTTAAATCCGCTGAACGGGAAGTGGAGCAAGCTGCGAAGGCCAAAGTGGATGAACAA GCCAAGTTAAGGGAGAGGGAACGCGAAACTCGCAAAAGGAAAGAAAGGGAAGAGCAGGAAATGGAGAGAGTAAAATTGAAGATCCGAAGAAAAGATGCCGAGTCTTCATATCAGGCCTTACTTGTTGAAATTATAAAAGACCCGAAG GCATCATGGACAGAATCCAAGCCAAAACTTGAAAAGGACCCACAAGGTCGTGCTTTAAATCCTGACTTAGGCCAAGGTGATGCTGAGAAGTTATTCCGTGATCATGTCAAGGACTTGTATGAG CGTTGTGTCCGTGACTTCCGGGCACTTCTATCTGAGACCATTACCCCAGAGATAGCAACCCGGACGACAGATGAAGGAAAGACTGCAGTTAGCTCTTGGAGCGAAGCAAAAGGACTTTTGAGATCTGACCCAAGATACAATAAAGTGGCGAGCAAAGACCGTGAGTCTATTTGGCGTCGGTATGTGGATGATATGGCAAGAAAACTTAAAAAGTCAGATACAGAGAAACCAGATACTGATGCGAGACAGCAACATAGGTCCTCTGATCCGTCAAGGCGGAGGTAA
- the LOC124674119 gene encoding pre-mRNA-processing protein 40C-like isoform X2 translates to MTPPASSPSPAFSYNVLPRAPPPRPVGSGAAHQQAPMAPPMPPAALQPPAPRPYFGNRPSFSYNVASHANASLPTGQQFQLDTGMNHSVQVPMFARPASLQPPAPGQLPRPNGPFPGAMAPNPLGSIRLPFPVPPRTSNIHYGANPQQGNPDASASKSDVPSAPEASPHTMQSLPPRPEVFGSAEGSAPGQSSSNLSTAPSLLGRPTTPSAPSLPQTSPSGAVPRTAQQQFYPSHPSAPGIIPPQPLWGYPTQPTSFQQAPFYSYPPGPLGRPMIGTSAVTTSLTNIQPPGITTGGDPKEPPSTNPGSVQPIHSSVEPHPTGLEHKSTTGIQDSDAWSAHKTEAGVLYYYNALTGESTYQRPPGYKGELEKVAAQPIPASWDKISGTDWSIVTTSDGKKYYYDNKQKISSWQLPPEVAELNKNADSGSLKGSSTSLQDAGTIGNKGEISGEISTPAIQTGGRDSLPLRQTVASASPSALDLIKKKLQDAGAFSVSSPLATPSSTASELNGSKQAEGAPKGQQGSNNGEKSMDNSGNENISDSSSDSDDEEHGPSKDDCIREFKEMLKERGVAPFSKWEKELPKLVFDARFKAIPSHSTRRAIFDHFVRTRADEERKEKRAAQKAAVEAFKHLLEEASEDVDPKMGYQEFERKRGTDPRFEALDRKEREALFKEKVRAIEEKFQSARNAVITDFKSMLRECKDIISTSRWTKVKEKFRSDPRYKAVKHEERENAFNEYIAELKSAEREVEQAAKAKVDEQAKLRERERETRKRKEREEQEMERVKLKIRRKDAESSYQALLVEIIKDPKASWTESKPKLEKDPQGRALNPDLGQGDAEKLFRDHVKDLYERCVRDFRALLSETITPEIATRTTDEGKTAVSSWSEAKGLLRSDPRYNKVASKDRESIWRRYVDDMARKLKKSDTEKPDTDARQQHRSSDPSRRR, encoded by the exons ATGACGCCCCCGGCGTCGTCCCCGTCGCCCGCCTTCTCTTACAACGTTCTGCCCAGGGCGCCGCCCCCGCGCCCGGTGGGCAGCGGCGCGGCCCACCAGCAG GCTCCGATGGCTCCTCCAATGCCTCCAGCAGCTCTTCAGCCACCAGCCCCACGACCGTATTTTGGGAACAGGCCGTCTTTCTCATATAATGTAGCCTCACATGCCAATGCTAGCCTGCCTACTGGTCAGCAGTTTCAACTTGACACT GGCATGAACCATTCTGTCCAAGTTCCTATGTTTGCTCGGCCAGCATCCTTGCAGCCTCCAGCTCCTGGACAATTACCTCGCCCAAATGGACCATTCCCAGGAGCTATGGCACCAAATCCTCTGGGATCTATTCGGTTGCCATTTCCAGTGCCACCCAGGACTTCCAATATTCATTATGGAGCCAACCCACAACAG GGTAACCCAGATGCTAGTGCTTCGAAGTCAGATGTCCCAAGTGCCCCAGAGGCAAGTCCCCATACCATGCAGTCACTGCCACCCCGCCCTGAGGTTTTTGGGTCTGCTGAGGGTTCTGCACCTGGACAAAGTTCTTCAAACTTGTCAACTGCACCAAGCCTCCTTGGGAGGCCTACAACCCCATCTGCTCCTTCTTTGCCTCAAACATCACCATCAGGTGCTGTTCCACGGACTGCTCAGCAACAGTTTTATCCATCCCATCCGTCAGCACCTGGTATTATTCCACCTCAACCTTTATGGGGATATCCTACACAACCTACTAGTTTTCAGCAGGCTCCTTTCTATTCATATCCACCGGGACCTCTTGGTAGACCAATGATTGGAACTTCTgctgtaactacatccttgaccaACATCCAACCACCTGGCATTACAACTGGTGGAGATCCCAAGGAACCACCGTCAACAAATCCAGGATCTGTGCAGCCCATTCATAGTTCAGTTGAACCCCATCCAACAG GGCTGGAGCACAAAAGTACTACAGGAATTCAAGATTCTGATGCGTGGTCTGCCCACAAAACAGAAGCGGGCGTTTTATATTATTACAATGCATTGACAGGAGAATCAACTTATCAAAGACCACCTGGTTATAAGGGGGAG CTCGAGAAGGTTGCAGCTCAACCAATTCCAGCTTCTTG GGACAAAATTTCTGGCACAGACTGGAGCATAGTAACTACAAGTGATGGAAAGAAATACTACTATGACAATAAACaaaag ATAAGCAGCTGGCAACTTCCGCCAGAGGTGGCTGAGCTCAACAAGAATGCTGATTCTGGTAGCTTGAAAGGAAGTTCAACTTCACTGCAGGATGCTGGTACAATAGGAAATAAGGGTGAAATAAGTGGTGAAATAAGTACTCCTGCCATACAGACAGGTGGCCGTGATTCGTTGCCACTTCGGCAAACAGTTGCCTCTGCATCGCCTTCTGCTTTGGAtttaataaagaagaaattgCAGGACGCTGGTGCTTTCAGTGTGTCCTCTCCTCTTGCTACTCCTTCATCTACTGCATCCGAGTTGAATGGATCTAAACAAGCTGAGGGTGCACCTAAGGGACAACAAGGCTCAAATAACGGTGAGAAATCAATGGATAACAGTGGCAATGAAAATATTTCAGATTCCTCTTCAGATTCAGATGATGAGGAACATGGTCCAAGTAAAGATGACTGTATTCGTGAGTTTAAG GAGATGCTAAAGGAACGAGGAGTAGCACCATTTTCAAAGTGGGAGAAGGAACTACCAAAACTAGTGTTTGATGCACGCTTTAAG GCTATTCCTAGCCACTCAACAAGACGGGCTATATTTGACCACTTTGTTCGAACACGTGCTGACGAGGAACGGAAAGAGAAGAGAGCAGCTCAGAAGGCTGCTGTGGAGGCATTTAAACATCTACTAGAAGAAGCATCTGAG GATGTTGATCCCAAAATGGGTTACCAGGAATTCGAAAGAAAAAGGGGTACTGACCCAAGATTTGAAGCCTTGGATCGAAAAGAAAGGGAGGCTCTTTTCAAGGAGAA GGTGAGGGCTATTGAAGAGAAATTTCAATCAGCACGGAATGCTGTCATAACTGACTTCAAATCAATGCTTCGAGAATGTAAAGATATTATTTCGACTAGCCGTTGGACCAAA GTGAAAGAAAAATTCCGGAGTGATCCAAGGTACAAAGCCGTAAAGCATGAAGAGAGAGAAAACGCTTTCAATGAATACATAGCAGAACTTAAATCCGCTGAACGGGAAGTGGAGCAAGCTGCGAAGGCCAAAGTGGATGAACAA GCCAAGTTAAGGGAGAGGGAACGCGAAACTCGCAAAAGGAAAGAAAGGGAAGAGCAGGAAATGGAGAGAGTAAAATTGAAGATCCGAAGAAAAGATGCCGAGTCTTCATATCAGGCCTTACTTGTTGAAATTATAAAAGACCCGAAG GCATCATGGACAGAATCCAAGCCAAAACTTGAAAAGGACCCACAAGGTCGTGCTTTAAATCCTGACTTAGGCCAAGGTGATGCTGAGAAGTTATTCCGTGATCATGTCAAGGACTTGTATGAG CGTTGTGTCCGTGACTTCCGGGCACTTCTATCTGAGACCATTACCCCAGAGATAGCAACCCGGACGACAGATGAAGGAAAGACTGCAGTTAGCTCTTGGAGCGAAGCAAAAGGACTTTTGAGATCTGACCCAAGATACAATAAAGTGGCGAGCAAAGACCGTGAGTCTATTTGGCGTCGGTATGTGGATGATATGGCAAGAAAACTTAAAAAGTCAGATACAGAGAAACCAGATACTGATGCGAGACAGCAACATAGGTCCTCTGATCCGTCAAGGCGGAGGTAA
- the LOC124674119 gene encoding pre-mRNA-processing protein 40C-like isoform X1 — MATPAVAAADAASPQPEEPPRDEAAAPVAESEEAPGPGAVAAAAAVEEAAAGDAPSAPAPAPTSTSSPALPPPPASPTPAAAPGPPRPQFAASPAYMTPPASSPSPAFSYNVLPRAPPPRPVGSGAAHQQVASAPAPMAPPMPPAALQPPAPRPYFGNRPSFSYNVASHANASLPTGQQFQLDTGMNHSVQVPMFARPASLQPPAPGQLPRPNGPFPGAMAPNPLGSIRLPFPVPPRTSNIHYGANPQQGNPDASASKSDVPSAPEASPHTMQSLPPRPEVFGSAEGSAPGQSSSNLSTAPSLLGRPTTPSAPSLPQTSPSGAVPRTAQQQFYPSHPSAPGIIPPQPLWGYPTQPTSFQQAPFYSYPPGPLGRPMIGTSAVTTSLTNIQPPGITTGGDPKEPPSTNPGSVQPIHSSVEPHPTGLEHKSTTGIQDSDAWSAHKTEAGVLYYYNALTGESTYQRPPGYKGELEKVAAQPIPASWDKISGTDWSIVTTSDGKKYYYDNKQKISSWQLPPEVAELNKNADSGSLKGSSTSLQDAGTIGNKGEISGEISTPAIQTGGRDSLPLRQTVASASPSALDLIKKKLQDAGAFSVSSPLATPSSTASELNGSKQAEGAPKGQQGSNNGEKSMDNSGNENISDSSSDSDDEEHGPSKDDCIREFKEMLKERGVAPFSKWEKELPKLVFDARFKAIPSHSTRRAIFDHFVRTRADEERKEKRAAQKAAVEAFKHLLEEASEDVDPKMGYQEFERKRGTDPRFEALDRKEREALFKEKVRAIEEKFQSARNAVITDFKSMLRECKDIISTSRWTKVKEKFRSDPRYKAVKHEERENAFNEYIAELKSAEREVEQAAKAKVDEQAKLRERERETRKRKEREEQEMERVKLKIRRKDAESSYQALLVEIIKDPKASWTESKPKLEKDPQGRALNPDLGQGDAEKLFRDHVKDLYERCVRDFRALLSETITPEIATRTTDEGKTAVSSWSEAKGLLRSDPRYNKVASKDRESIWRRYVDDMARKLKKSDTEKPDTDARQQHRSSDPSRRR, encoded by the exons ATGGCGACGCCGGCGGtggccgccgccgacgcggccAGCCCGCAGCCCGAAGAGCCTCCTCGGGACGAGGCAGCTGCCCCAGTGGCGGAATCAGAGGAGGCGCCCGGCCCTGGCGCCgtagcggcggcagcagcggtggAAGAGGCGGCAGCTGGGGATGCCCCctccgctcccgctcccgctccaACCTCCACCTCGAGTCCCGCGTTGCCACCTCCTCCGGCTTCCCCTACGCCGGCTGCCGCTCCAGGGCCGCCGCGGCCGCAGTTCGCTGCCTCGCCGGCGTACATGACGCCCCCGGCGTCGTCCCCGTCGCCCGCCTTCTCTTACAACGTTCTGCCCAGGGCGCCGCCCCCGCGCCCGGTGGGCAGCGGCGCGGCCCACCAGCAGGTAGCTTCCGCCCCG GCTCCGATGGCTCCTCCAATGCCTCCAGCAGCTCTTCAGCCACCAGCCCCACGACCGTATTTTGGGAACAGGCCGTCTTTCTCATATAATGTAGCCTCACATGCCAATGCTAGCCTGCCTACTGGTCAGCAGTTTCAACTTGACACT GGCATGAACCATTCTGTCCAAGTTCCTATGTTTGCTCGGCCAGCATCCTTGCAGCCTCCAGCTCCTGGACAATTACCTCGCCCAAATGGACCATTCCCAGGAGCTATGGCACCAAATCCTCTGGGATCTATTCGGTTGCCATTTCCAGTGCCACCCAGGACTTCCAATATTCATTATGGAGCCAACCCACAACAG GGTAACCCAGATGCTAGTGCTTCGAAGTCAGATGTCCCAAGTGCCCCAGAGGCAAGTCCCCATACCATGCAGTCACTGCCACCCCGCCCTGAGGTTTTTGGGTCTGCTGAGGGTTCTGCACCTGGACAAAGTTCTTCAAACTTGTCAACTGCACCAAGCCTCCTTGGGAGGCCTACAACCCCATCTGCTCCTTCTTTGCCTCAAACATCACCATCAGGTGCTGTTCCACGGACTGCTCAGCAACAGTTTTATCCATCCCATCCGTCAGCACCTGGTATTATTCCACCTCAACCTTTATGGGGATATCCTACACAACCTACTAGTTTTCAGCAGGCTCCTTTCTATTCATATCCACCGGGACCTCTTGGTAGACCAATGATTGGAACTTCTgctgtaactacatccttgaccaACATCCAACCACCTGGCATTACAACTGGTGGAGATCCCAAGGAACCACCGTCAACAAATCCAGGATCTGTGCAGCCCATTCATAGTTCAGTTGAACCCCATCCAACAG GGCTGGAGCACAAAAGTACTACAGGAATTCAAGATTCTGATGCGTGGTCTGCCCACAAAACAGAAGCGGGCGTTTTATATTATTACAATGCATTGACAGGAGAATCAACTTATCAAAGACCACCTGGTTATAAGGGGGAG CTCGAGAAGGTTGCAGCTCAACCAATTCCAGCTTCTTG GGACAAAATTTCTGGCACAGACTGGAGCATAGTAACTACAAGTGATGGAAAGAAATACTACTATGACAATAAACaaaag ATAAGCAGCTGGCAACTTCCGCCAGAGGTGGCTGAGCTCAACAAGAATGCTGATTCTGGTAGCTTGAAAGGAAGTTCAACTTCACTGCAGGATGCTGGTACAATAGGAAATAAGGGTGAAATAAGTGGTGAAATAAGTACTCCTGCCATACAGACAGGTGGCCGTGATTCGTTGCCACTTCGGCAAACAGTTGCCTCTGCATCGCCTTCTGCTTTGGAtttaataaagaagaaattgCAGGACGCTGGTGCTTTCAGTGTGTCCTCTCCTCTTGCTACTCCTTCATCTACTGCATCCGAGTTGAATGGATCTAAACAAGCTGAGGGTGCACCTAAGGGACAACAAGGCTCAAATAACGGTGAGAAATCAATGGATAACAGTGGCAATGAAAATATTTCAGATTCCTCTTCAGATTCAGATGATGAGGAACATGGTCCAAGTAAAGATGACTGTATTCGTGAGTTTAAG GAGATGCTAAAGGAACGAGGAGTAGCACCATTTTCAAAGTGGGAGAAGGAACTACCAAAACTAGTGTTTGATGCACGCTTTAAG GCTATTCCTAGCCACTCAACAAGACGGGCTATATTTGACCACTTTGTTCGAACACGTGCTGACGAGGAACGGAAAGAGAAGAGAGCAGCTCAGAAGGCTGCTGTGGAGGCATTTAAACATCTACTAGAAGAAGCATCTGAG GATGTTGATCCCAAAATGGGTTACCAGGAATTCGAAAGAAAAAGGGGTACTGACCCAAGATTTGAAGCCTTGGATCGAAAAGAAAGGGAGGCTCTTTTCAAGGAGAA GGTGAGGGCTATTGAAGAGAAATTTCAATCAGCACGGAATGCTGTCATAACTGACTTCAAATCAATGCTTCGAGAATGTAAAGATATTATTTCGACTAGCCGTTGGACCAAA GTGAAAGAAAAATTCCGGAGTGATCCAAGGTACAAAGCCGTAAAGCATGAAGAGAGAGAAAACGCTTTCAATGAATACATAGCAGAACTTAAATCCGCTGAACGGGAAGTGGAGCAAGCTGCGAAGGCCAAAGTGGATGAACAA GCCAAGTTAAGGGAGAGGGAACGCGAAACTCGCAAAAGGAAAGAAAGGGAAGAGCAGGAAATGGAGAGAGTAAAATTGAAGATCCGAAGAAAAGATGCCGAGTCTTCATATCAGGCCTTACTTGTTGAAATTATAAAAGACCCGAAG GCATCATGGACAGAATCCAAGCCAAAACTTGAAAAGGACCCACAAGGTCGTGCTTTAAATCCTGACTTAGGCCAAGGTGATGCTGAGAAGTTATTCCGTGATCATGTCAAGGACTTGTATGAG CGTTGTGTCCGTGACTTCCGGGCACTTCTATCTGAGACCATTACCCCAGAGATAGCAACCCGGACGACAGATGAAGGAAAGACTGCAGTTAGCTCTTGGAGCGAAGCAAAAGGACTTTTGAGATCTGACCCAAGATACAATAAAGTGGCGAGCAAAGACCGTGAGTCTATTTGGCGTCGGTATGTGGATGATATGGCAAGAAAACTTAAAAAGTCAGATACAGAGAAACCAGATACTGATGCGAGACAGCAACATAGGTCCTCTGATCCGTCAAGGCGGAGGTAA